GCCGTGACGCGCGCGATCGCCGAGCGCCGTCAGCTCGTCAACGAAGCGATTCCCCAGCAGTTACCGATCAAACGGCCCGAGCGTCTCTACGAGGCCTCGCGATACCTGCTGGACGCTGGCGGGAAGCGACTGCGCCCGACGGTGTTGCTGTTGACTTCGGAAGCGCTGATGGACGTGCCGCCGCTGGAGGAGGACTACCGCGAATTCCCCGCCCCCAACGGGACGATCGACATGATGGTCGCCGCCGTCAGCGTCGAGATCATCCAGTCGTTCACGTTGATCCACGACGACATCATGGACGACGATGACATGCGTCGCGGCGTCCCGGCCGTCCACAACGAGTTCGATCTCTCGACGGCGATTCTCGCGGGCGACACCCTCTACGCGAAGGCCTTCGAGAACATGCTCGAAACGGGCGCGACCGCCGAGCGCTCCGTTCGGGCGCTCTCGGAACTGTCGACCACCTGTACGAAGATCTGTGAGGGCCAGAGTTTCGACATCGACTTCGAGACGCGCGAGGAGGTCACGACCGACGAGTATCTGGAGATGGTCGAACTCAAGACCGCAGTCCTGTACGCGGCAGCGGCCTCAATTCCAGCGATCTTGCTGGGGAAAGACGACGCGGTCGACGCGCTCTATC
The Halapricum salinum genome window above contains:
- the idsA3 gene encoding geranylfarnesyl diphosphate synthase → MTEGADVDAVTRAIAERRQLVNEAIPQQLPIKRPERLYEASRYLLDAGGKRLRPTVLLLTSEALMDVPPLEEDYREFPAPNGTIDMMVAAVSVEIIQSFTLIHDDIMDDDDMRRGVPAVHNEFDLSTAILAGDTLYAKAFENMLETGATAERSVRALSELSTTCTKICEGQSFDIDFETREEVTTDEYLEMVELKTAVLYAAAASIPAILLGKDDAVDALYQYGLNVGRAFQIQDDLLDLTTPSEKLGKQRGSDLVENKQTIITLHARQQGVDVDSLVPEDDVEAVEEETIEQAVATLEEAGSIDFARDLAHDLIEEGKEHLQVLPDNGARDRLADIADFLVEREY